From a region of the Oscillatoria sp. FACHB-1407 genome:
- a CDS encoding B12-binding domain-containing radical SAM protein: protein MKALLLYPKFPQSFWSYDRFMEIAGLKATIPPLGIITVAALLPQDWEIRFRDRNVGCETEADWEWCDLVILSAMYVQKPDFLALIQKAVRLGKTVAVGGPYPTSIPQDALNAGANFLILDEGEMTIPQFLEALSQGETQGVFRSLEKPDVTQSPMPRFDLLKRDAYFMMAMQFSRGCPFNCEFCDIISLYGRKPRTKEPSQALAELQYLYDLGWRGSLFIVDDNFIGNQRNVKRFLRELIPWMKQRNYPFTFFTEASVNLAEDEELLQLMGEAGFSSVFLGIETPDQDSLQVTRKLQNTRNPLVEACHKINDAGLLIHAGFIIGFDGERSGAGDRIQTFVEQTNIPQPMLGILQAPPNTALWERLKQEERLMDEYNHPTGDQNTLMNFIPTRPIEEIAREYVQGMWTLYEPQRYLKRCLQQCLNIRSVRSDRQTMQFPLDKGLRLVAQLIWHQGIRRPEIRGQFWRQLWIILSQKPQLLNIYLGLCAAGEHFWEYRVLARERITQQLGYDPLETPVELAPERESVLSRS, encoded by the coding sequence ATGAAAGCACTATTGCTCTACCCCAAGTTTCCCCAATCCTTCTGGTCATACGATCGCTTCATGGAGATTGCCGGACTCAAAGCAACAATTCCACCATTAGGAATCATTACTGTTGCGGCACTTCTACCACAGGATTGGGAGATTCGCTTTCGCGATCGCAATGTCGGTTGTGAAACGGAAGCCGATTGGGAGTGGTGCGACCTGGTGATACTCTCAGCCATGTATGTACAAAAGCCTGACTTTCTAGCGTTGATTCAAAAAGCAGTCCGTTTGGGTAAAACCGTTGCCGTGGGTGGACCCTATCCAACCTCGATTCCTCAAGATGCGCTCAATGCTGGAGCCAATTTCTTGATCTTGGATGAGGGAGAGATGACCATTCCTCAGTTTCTTGAGGCTCTGAGCCAGGGTGAAACGCAGGGTGTGTTTCGCTCTCTAGAAAAACCAGACGTGACCCAAAGCCCCATGCCCCGCTTTGACTTGCTCAAGCGGGATGCCTATTTCATGATGGCGATGCAGTTCTCACGGGGTTGTCCGTTTAACTGTGAATTTTGCGACATCATTTCGCTCTATGGGCGTAAGCCACGCACCAAAGAGCCGAGCCAAGCCCTGGCAGAATTGCAATATCTCTACGATTTAGGCTGGCGTGGTTCACTGTTTATCGTAGATGACAATTTCATCGGTAATCAGCGGAACGTCAAACGCTTTTTGCGAGAATTGATTCCCTGGATGAAGCAACGAAACTATCCGTTTACGTTTTTTACAGAAGCCTCAGTTAATTTGGCAGAAGATGAGGAACTGTTGCAACTCATGGGTGAAGCAGGGTTTTCTTCGGTTTTCCTGGGCATTGAAACCCCTGATCAAGATAGTTTGCAAGTCACTCGTAAATTGCAAAATACTCGCAATCCTCTGGTAGAAGCGTGTCACAAGATTAACGATGCAGGGTTGTTAATCCATGCGGGATTCATCATTGGGTTTGATGGAGAACGGTCAGGGGCAGGCGATCGCATCCAAACGTTTGTAGAACAAACCAACATTCCGCAACCCATGCTGGGGATTCTTCAGGCTCCACCCAACACCGCTCTGTGGGAGCGACTGAAACAAGAAGAACGCTTGATGGATGAATATAACCATCCAACGGGTGATCAAAACACGCTGATGAATTTCATCCCCACTCGCCCAATTGAAGAGATTGCCAGAGAATATGTGCAGGGAATGTGGACTTTGTATGAACCGCAACGCTATCTCAAACGTTGCTTACAGCAATGTCTGAATATTCGTAGTGTGAGAAGCGATCGGCAGACAATGCAGTTTCCGCTCGATAAGGGGTTACGATTGGTTGCTCAACTTATCTGGCATCAAGGCATTCGCCGCCCTGAAATTAGAGGGCAATTTTGGCGTCAACTCTGGATTATCTTGTCTCAAAAACCTCAGCTACTCAATATATATCTGGGGTTGTGTGCCGCTGGAGAGCATTTTTGGGAATATCGCGTTTTAGCCAGAGAACGGATCACACAGCAACTTGGCTATGATCCGCTTGAAACACCCGTAGAGTTGGCTCCTGAACGAGAATCAGTGCTCTCTCGCTCGTAA
- a CDS encoding alpha-D-ribose 1-methylphosphonate 5-phosphate C-P-lyase PhnJ, protein MTDKPSIPNTPHPTPHTLPLPPEPGFNFAYLDEQTKRSIRRALLKAVAIPGHQIPFSSREMPMSYGWGTGGIQVTASVIGQDDVLKVIDQGADDTTNAVNIRRFFKKVCGVETTEHTEQATLIQTRHRIPETPLKEGQIMVYQVPLPEPLRWIEPSEVETRKMHALEEYGSMYVRLYEDITQFGHIATAYDYPVMVHDRYMMRPSPIPRFDNPKLHMSPALQLFGAGREKRIYAVPPYTKVKSLDFEDHPFTVEKWDKACEFCGSTESYLDEVVLNNRGDRMWICSDTDYCSQRQEKG, encoded by the coding sequence ATGACCGACAAGCCTTCCATCCCTAACACCCCACACCCCACACCCCACACCCTACCTCTCCCTCCTGAACCGGGCTTTAACTTCGCCTATCTCGACGAGCAAACCAAGCGATCGATTCGGCGGGCGTTGCTCAAAGCCGTTGCTATTCCCGGACATCAGATTCCCTTTAGTTCCCGTGAGATGCCAATGTCCTATGGGTGGGGAACCGGGGGTATTCAGGTGACTGCCTCGGTCATTGGGCAGGATGACGTGTTGAAGGTGATTGACCAGGGAGCAGACGACACGACGAATGCGGTGAACATTCGGCGATTCTTCAAGAAAGTGTGTGGGGTTGAGACAACTGAGCATACGGAGCAGGCGACCCTGATTCAGACGCGCCACCGCATTCCTGAAACTCCCCTAAAAGAGGGACAAATCATGGTGTATCAGGTGCCACTTCCGGAGCCACTGCGCTGGATTGAGCCGTCGGAGGTGGAAACTCGTAAGATGCACGCTCTGGAGGAGTACGGTTCGATGTATGTGCGGCTGTACGAAGACATTACTCAGTTTGGGCACATTGCCACGGCCTACGACTATCCTGTGATGGTGCACGATCGCTACATGATGCGTCCCAGTCCTATTCCTCGCTTCGACAATCCCAAGCTGCACATGAGCCCTGCGCTGCAACTGTTTGGAGCCGGACGGGAAAAGCGAATCTATGCCGTTCCTCCTTACACGAAGGTGAAGAGTTTGGACTTTGAGGATCATCCCTTCACTGTTGAGAAATGGGATAAAGCCTGCGAATTTTGTGGTTCCACCGAGAGCTATTTAGATGAAGTGGTGCTCAACAATCGGGGCGATCGCATGTGGATTTGTTCAGATACGGATTATTGTAGTCAACGGCAAGAGAAGGGGTAG
- a CDS encoding carbon-phosphorus lyase complex subunit PhnI, protein MAYVAVKGGEQAIQNAEALLKAMRRGDPEVPELSLEQIKQQMALAIARVMSEGSLYDPDLAALAIKQSWGDLVEAIFLLRAYRTTLPRLYYSQPIDTSQMRLHRRISSIFKDVPGGQRLGATYDYIHRLLDFKLAAENNTFVAPETEVNPESVPRVIDTLGREGLIQEEKVNGQGAGVNGQRSMVNGQWSMVNGQSLGVDEQGLAADAQNMASESQNTVAQSSTIDDEPLTINDEPLTINDEPLTINDEPLTINDEPLTINDQPFDLTRQPLQIPAGRDARLQNLTRADEGFLLSMAYSTQRGYGKNHPFAGEIRVGEVEVVICPEELGFEVAIADITVTEVQMVNQFKGSKELPPQFTRGYGLTFGYNERKAMAMALVDRSLRAKEFGEEIVGPAQDEEFVLYHSDNVEAQGFVQHLKLPHYIDFQAELNLVRKMRQEYEESQKSVVSRQSSMVDSQPSMVNRQSSMVNRQSSMVDGQSSMVNGQSSVVAGQASEEVTR, encoded by the coding sequence ATGGCATACGTTGCAGTTAAAGGTGGCGAACAGGCAATTCAAAACGCAGAAGCACTGCTTAAGGCGATGCGTCGGGGTGATCCGGAGGTGCCGGAGTTATCGCTGGAGCAAATTAAGCAACAGATGGCACTGGCGATCGCCCGTGTCATGTCTGAGGGCAGTTTGTATGACCCTGATTTGGCAGCGTTGGCGATTAAACAATCCTGGGGTGACCTGGTGGAAGCGATCTTTTTGCTGAGAGCCTATCGCACCACGTTGCCACGACTCTATTACAGTCAACCGATCGACACGAGCCAGATGCGCTTACACCGTCGCATCTCCTCCATTTTTAAGGATGTCCCTGGAGGGCAGCGATTAGGCGCAACCTACGACTACATCCATCGGTTACTCGACTTTAAATTGGCAGCCGAAAACAATACCTTTGTCGCGCCAGAGACGGAGGTTAACCCGGAGAGTGTGCCGCGTGTAATTGATACGCTGGGGCGAGAGGGGTTGATTCAGGAAGAGAAGGTTAATGGTCAGGGGGCAGGGGTCAATGGTCAGCGGTCAATGGTTAATGGTCAATGGTCAATGGTCAATGGTCAATCGTTAGGGGTTGATGAGCAAGGATTAGCGGCTGATGCTCAAAATATGGCGAGTGAATCTCAAAACACCGTAGCTCAATCTTCAACTATTGACGATGAACCATTGACTATCAACGATGAACCATTGACCATCAACGATGAACCATTGACTATCAACGATGAACCATTGACTATCAACGATGAACCATTGACCATCAACGATCAACCTTTTGACCTGACTCGTCAACCACTCCAGATTCCTGCTGGTCGAGATGCCCGGTTACAGAACCTGACCCGTGCCGACGAAGGCTTTTTGTTGAGCATGGCGTATTCTACGCAGCGGGGCTATGGCAAGAACCATCCCTTTGCCGGAGAGATTCGGGTGGGCGAGGTCGAAGTCGTGATCTGCCCAGAAGAACTGGGCTTTGAGGTGGCGATCGCTGACATCACTGTGACCGAAGTGCAGATGGTGAACCAATTCAAAGGCAGCAAAGAGTTGCCTCCCCAATTCACTCGTGGTTATGGCTTAACCTTTGGCTACAACGAGCGTAAGGCAATGGCGATGGCACTGGTCGATCGCTCACTGCGTGCTAAGGAGTTTGGTGAAGAGATTGTGGGACCCGCTCAAGATGAGGAGTTTGTCCTCTACCACTCCGATAATGTGGAGGCACAGGGCTTTGTCCAGCATTTGAAATTGCCGCACTATATCGACTTTCAAGCGGAATTGAATCTGGTACGCAAAATGCGACAGGAGTATGAGGAGAGTCAGAAGTCAGTGGTCAGTCGTCAATCGTCAATGGTTGATAGTCAGCCGTCAATGGTCAATCGTCAATCGTCCATGGTCAATCGTCAATCGTCCATGGTTGATGGTCAATCGTCAATGGTTAATGGTCAATCGTCGGTGGTGGCAGGGCAAGCATCAGAGGAGGTAACACGATGA
- the phnG gene encoding phosphonate C-P lyase system protein PhnG: MQDQPLFYPHQHPTQPSQIRQRQSWMSTLAKASLDHLERQVKQLGELPTYELLRVPEIGLAMVQGRAGGTGQPFYLGEMTLTRCVVRLQLQADEEAITPEGELLCIAGFGYVAGRSHRHAELAAVCDALLQHPIWHDAVRSTVIEPLQQEAQRRHEHQQRQVEATRVNFFTMLRGES; the protein is encoded by the coding sequence ATGCAAGACCAACCTCTCTTCTACCCCCATCAACACCCAACTCAGCCAAGTCAGATCAGGCAACGTCAAAGCTGGATGTCTACACTGGCGAAAGCTTCCCTCGACCATTTAGAACGTCAGGTCAAGCAGTTAGGGGAGTTGCCAACCTATGAACTGCTAAGGGTTCCAGAGATTGGGTTAGCGATGGTGCAGGGACGCGCCGGAGGAACGGGGCAACCCTTTTATCTGGGGGAGATGACCCTGACTCGCTGTGTAGTGCGCTTGCAACTTCAGGCGGATGAAGAGGCGATTACCCCAGAGGGAGAACTGCTTTGCATCGCTGGATTTGGCTATGTGGCGGGGCGATCGCACCGCCATGCAGAACTGGCAGCCGTCTGTGACGCATTGCTACAACACCCCATCTGGCACGATGCTGTGCGATCGACCGTGATTGAGCCACTGCAACAGGAGGCACAACGCCGTCACGAGCACCAACAACGCCAGGTTGAAGCCACACGAGTTAACTTTTTTACCATGCTGCGGGGGGAATCATGA
- the phnH gene encoding phosphonate C-P lyase system protein PhnH, with protein MITTLPGFKDTVHDAQHTFRTVLDALARPGRVDTLTAVLSPPQGLMPACAATCLTLLDLETRVWLQPGWDAAVANWLVFHTGCRLVSHPQQATFALIWNPDSMPDLVAFHQGTAEYPELSTTLFLQLEHLHGGVTVDLTGPGILESRSISPLLPSGFWEQWRTNHAAYPLGVDVLLFSQDSVMGLPRTVKVSSQ; from the coding sequence ATGATCACCACACTGCCCGGTTTCAAAGATACCGTTCATGATGCCCAACATACCTTTAGAACGGTGTTGGATGCCTTAGCCCGCCCCGGACGAGTCGATACACTGACTGCCGTACTGTCACCGCCTCAGGGATTAATGCCCGCCTGTGCCGCAACCTGCTTGACCCTTCTGGATTTGGAAACGCGAGTGTGGCTCCAACCTGGATGGGATGCAGCAGTTGCCAATTGGCTGGTGTTTCACACGGGATGCCGTCTGGTTTCTCATCCACAACAGGCAACCTTCGCGTTGATCTGGAATCCCGACTCCATGCCCGATCTGGTCGCCTTTCATCAAGGCACAGCGGAATATCCAGAACTCTCCACAACACTCTTTCTGCAACTGGAACACCTGCATGGGGGTGTCACCGTTGACCTGACTGGACCTGGCATTCTCGAATCCCGATCCATTTCACCTCTCCTTCCTTCTGGCTTTTGGGAGCAATGGCGCACCAACCATGCTGCCTATCCGTTAGGGGTGGATGTGTTGCTGTTTAGCCAAGACTCTGTGATGGGTTTACCCAGAACGGTGAAGGTTAGTAGTCAGTAG
- the hemJ gene encoding protoporphyrinogen oxidase HemJ translates to MSYLWFKAFHIIGVVVWFAGLFYLVRLFVYHVEANEQPEPARTILQQQYQLMEKRLYNLITTPGMVLTVVMAIALIVVSPDLLKQWWLHAKLAFVLATVGYHHYCGRLMKQMAAGKFTWNGQQLRGLNEVPTVFLVIIVLLAVFKNSLPTDITAWGILALIVAMAAIIQLYARKRRLDKEREAAALTSNVNEPEISGSAS, encoded by the coding sequence ATGAGCTATTTGTGGTTCAAAGCATTTCACATTATTGGGGTCGTTGTCTGGTTTGCAGGCTTGTTCTATTTGGTGCGTCTATTTGTGTATCACGTTGAGGCAAATGAACAGCCAGAGCCTGCTCGGACGATATTGCAACAGCAATATCAACTGATGGAGAAGCGACTCTATAACCTGATCACCACTCCTGGAATGGTGTTAACGGTGGTGATGGCGATCGCCCTCATCGTTGTGTCTCCTGACTTACTCAAACAGTGGTGGCTTCATGCCAAGCTTGCATTTGTGCTGGCGACTGTGGGATATCACCATTACTGCGGTCGTTTGATGAAGCAAATGGCAGCAGGCAAGTTTACCTGGAATGGTCAACAACTGCGTGGACTCAATGAGGTTCCAACGGTTTTCCTCGTCATTATTGTTTTGTTAGCGGTCTTTAAGAATAGTTTGCCAACCGACATTACAGCTTGGGGCATATTGGCACTGATTGTGGCAATGGCAGCGATTATTCAGCTTTATGCTCGGAAACGTCGCCTGGACAAAGAGCGTGAAGCTGCTGCGTTGACATCGAACGTCAATGAGCCAGAGATCAGTGGGTCTGCATCATAG
- a CDS encoding DUF2811 domain-containing protein has protein sequence MHATVSILAEIPEELHESLQGYLTSHPDWDQDRVFCAALSLFLLQNGSSDTPDASRSYRRAARVYLDTLFKHAV, from the coding sequence ATGCACGCAACTGTTAGCATCCTGGCGGAAATTCCTGAAGAACTGCACGAATCGTTACAAGGTTATTTGACCAGCCATCCCGACTGGGATCAAGACCGCGTCTTTTGTGCAGCATTGTCACTTTTCTTGTTGCAAAATGGCAGCAGCGATACGCCAGATGCATCTCGCAGCTACCGCCGCGCCGCACGGGTCTATTTGGATACGTTATTCAAACACGCTGTTTGA